The following DNA comes from Desulfovibrio sp..
AGCCGCCGGGATGTCTGTGACGGCCCTGATCTCCGAGGAAGACGTGGCCTGCTCCAGGATCTTGCCCGCGCGTGCGGCTTCCTGCTGTTTCATGGCCAGACTTTCCAGCGCCGAAACGGCAAAGGACAGCTGGGAGGCTTCCATGCCGCTCTTGGCTCCGATCAGACTATCCAGTACCTTCTTGCGGCCCAAAATGGTGTTGACCCGAATGTCGCTTTCTGCCCTGGCAATCTCTTCGCGCTTCTCGCGCCATCCGTACTTGTCCGCCCACGCCTTAAGCGTCGTGGCCGAAACTCCAGTCAGTTCGGCCACGCGGTCAAAAGAGAAGCGGTCAACGCAGTAAAGCTCCTGCGCCTGCCAGACGGTTTCAGGTGGATGTTCCTTGCCCATATGCTTACCCGTCCAGTTCGCGCGTGAGGATGGCGATCTTGCGATCCAGGCCCGCCAGCTCGTCAAGCTTCTCCTTCATGGATAGCGCCAGGCTCAGGACGTGATCACCGTCGACCTCATGCGCTTCGTTCACCACTGGCAGGGCCGCGCGGATGGAATCCCGCAACGCCTGGACCTCGGCAGCCACCAGCTTGCGTCTGGACCGTAGGTCCTCACGATGTCCAATATTCTCGCGTCGTTCACTCATTTCGTTCGCGCCTCCACGATTGTGATGAGCCGCTCAACGGCCCGCGTGTTGTTGATCACCAAGGTCTGCAGGGCATCCGCCATGCGCTCGTAATCTTTCACCAGCTCCACGTTGTCGTTGTAGAACCTCACGGCCTCGGCGTGCTCCTTACCGAGTTCTTTACAGACTGACTGTGTATCCACGCGGTAGGCCTCCAGGATCTTGCTCGTGTTGTTCCGGTACGCGTCCAGGATGCGTGTGGTATCGGTGCGGAACTCTTGCTGCATCATCGCCATGCGCGTGTTCCGGATGTGATCAAGTACCAGTACGGTCACAAGCACCATGGCCGGTGCGGCCAGGGCCAGGGCAACAAGCCCGGGTACGCCCAGGCCGGAAAGAACAGCAGCGATGGTCTGCATTGCGCTGATCAAGGTCTGGATTTCTTGGGGGTTCATTCACGCTCCTTGTCACGATAAATGAGATTTACGGTCCTGCTCTTCCTGACACGCTGCACACAGCCTGCATCCTGGAACCGCCTGCCGCCTGCGCTCCGGGATATCTCCGTCGCATTCGGCGCATTTGAAAAAGCTGGTGAACCCTGGATTTCCAACTGTTCCGACATTTCCCAAAGCCTCGGCTTGAAACAGT
Coding sequences within:
- a CDS encoding TraR/DksA C4-type zinc finger protein, with the protein product MAQKPERLFQAEALGNVGTVGNPGFTSFFKCAECDGDIPERRRQAVPGCRLCAACQEEQDRKSHLS